Proteins from a genomic interval of Nocardia sp. BMG51109:
- the murA gene encoding UDP-N-acetylglucosamine 1-carboxyvinyltransferase → MSERFLVTGGSRLAGEVTVGGAKNSVLKLMAAALLAEGTTTITNCPDILDVPLMGEVLRGLGCDVTVDGSVVTITTPTEPKYHADFPAVTQFRASVCVLGPLMARCKRAVVALPGGDAIGSRPLDMHQTGLRLLGATSEIEHGCLVARADELQGARIRLDFPSVGATENILMAAVLAEGETVIDNAAREPEIVDLCTMLIRMGARISGAGTSVLTIDGVRKLSPTTHRVIGDRIVAATWGIAAAMTLGDVRVTGINPKHLSLVLDKLRSAGARISFEPDGFRVTQAERPRAVNFSTLPFPGFPTDLQPMAIGLAAIADGTSMITENVFEARFRFVEEMIRLGADARTDGHHAVVRGIPRLSSAPVWSSDIRAGAGLVLAGLVADGVTEVHDVFHIDRGYPDFVENLGALGAEVRRVA, encoded by the coding sequence GTGAGTGAACGGTTTCTGGTGACCGGTGGCAGTCGGCTCGCCGGTGAGGTGACAGTCGGCGGGGCCAAGAACAGCGTGCTCAAGCTGATGGCCGCCGCGCTGCTCGCCGAGGGCACCACGACGATCACGAACTGCCCCGACATCCTCGACGTGCCACTGATGGGCGAGGTACTGCGCGGCCTCGGCTGCGACGTGACGGTCGACGGTTCCGTGGTGACCATCACCACCCCCACCGAACCGAAGTACCACGCGGATTTTCCTGCGGTGACCCAGTTCCGGGCCTCGGTCTGTGTGCTCGGGCCCCTGATGGCGAGGTGTAAGCGCGCGGTCGTGGCGCTGCCCGGCGGCGATGCGATCGGATCGCGACCCCTCGACATGCATCAGACCGGGCTGCGGCTGCTCGGCGCGACCAGCGAGATCGAACACGGTTGCCTGGTGGCCCGCGCCGACGAACTGCAGGGCGCGCGCATCCGGCTGGACTTCCCGTCGGTCGGCGCCACCGAGAACATCCTGATGGCGGCGGTCTTGGCCGAGGGGGAGACCGTCATCGACAATGCGGCCCGCGAGCCGGAGATCGTCGACCTGTGCACCATGCTGATCCGGATGGGCGCGCGGATCAGCGGCGCGGGCACCTCGGTGCTGACCATCGACGGCGTGCGCAAGCTCTCGCCGACCACGCACCGGGTGATCGGGGACCGAATCGTCGCCGCCACCTGGGGCATCGCCGCCGCGATGACGCTGGGCGACGTCCGCGTCACGGGAATCAATCCCAAGCACCTGTCCCTGGTGCTGGACAAGCTGCGCTCCGCGGGTGCGCGAATCTCGTTCGAGCCGGACGGTTTCCGCGTGACGCAGGCCGAGCGACCGCGCGCGGTGAACTTCTCGACGCTGCCGTTCCCGGGATTTCCGACCGACCTGCAGCCGATGGCGATCGGGCTCGCGGCGATCGCCGACGGCACCTCGATGATCACCGAGAACGTCTTCGAGGCTCGCTTCCGTTTCGTCGAGGAGATGATCCGCCTCGGCGCCGACGCCAGGACCGACGGCCATCACGCCGTGGTGCGGGGCATCCCGCGGTTGTCGAGCGCGCCGGTGTGGTCGTCGGATATCCGGGCCGGCGCGGGACTCGTCCTGGCGGGTCTGGTGGCCGACGGCGTGACGGAAGTGCACGACGTGTTCCACATCGACCGCGGCTACCCGGATTTCGTGGAGAACCTGGGGGCGCTGGGGGCCGAGGTGCGGCGTGTGGCCTGA
- a CDS encoding rhomboid-like protein, with translation MVGEVTAGAAPALGATRSGWRRFFLPVTYGYAVLLIAVAGLLAALGDTAQNKVVLRASTNLSNLLSGNYGTLVSSALVVGDGAVAALIIPLLICLLALAELRFGALTTIRIFVAGHIGATLLVAAGLWVAVTADWVPVSITTAEDVGISYGAMAVIGAFVVLLPGRWRATWAISWLAVAVSGVAMGRTFTNAGHLVALAIGLLAGFWLLRTHPPRLPRLTRFECCLLAIASALGYLMLVG, from the coding sequence ATGGTCGGAGAGGTAACGGCCGGGGCGGCTCCTGCGCTGGGTGCCACCCGCTCCGGGTGGCGGCGGTTCTTCCTTCCCGTCACCTACGGCTATGCCGTCCTGCTCATCGCCGTGGCCGGCCTGCTCGCGGCGCTCGGTGACACCGCGCAGAACAAGGTGGTCCTCCGGGCCAGCACGAACCTGAGCAACCTGCTGAGCGGGAACTACGGCACGCTCGTCTCCAGCGCCCTCGTGGTCGGCGACGGCGCGGTGGCGGCGCTGATCATCCCGCTGCTGATCTGCCTACTCGCGCTGGCCGAGCTCCGGTTCGGGGCACTGACCACGATCCGTATCTTCGTCGCCGGCCATATCGGTGCGACCCTGCTGGTCGCCGCGGGCCTGTGGGTGGCGGTCACGGCGGACTGGGTGCCGGTGAGCATCACGACGGCCGAGGATGTCGGCATCAGCTACGGGGCGATGGCCGTGATCGGCGCGTTCGTGGTGCTGCTGCCCGGCCGGTGGCGGGCCACCTGGGCGATCAGCTGGCTGGCGGTGGCGGTTTCCGGCGTCGCGATGGGCCGAACGTTCACCAATGCCGGGCACCTGGTGGCCCTCGCGATCGGCCTGCTCGCCGGATTCTGGCTGCTGCGCACGCATCCACCGCGGCTACCCCGGTTGACGCGGTTCGAATGTTGCCTGCTCGCCATCGCTTCCGCGCTCGGCTACCTGATGCTCGTGGGCTGA
- the mce gene encoding methylmalonyl-CoA epimerase: MSTSQTPEFIPADYVLAVDHVGVAVPDLDAAVTWYSANLGMVETHREVNEDQGVHEAMMSLPGAGDDSSALQLLAPASDASTIAKFIDRNGPGLQQLAYRVTDIEAVATFLRSRGLRLLFDAPRPGTAGCRINFIHPKDAGGVLIELVEPAPNPTH, translated from the coding sequence GTGAGTACCTCCCAAACGCCCGAATTCATTCCCGCCGATTACGTCCTGGCCGTCGATCACGTCGGCGTCGCCGTCCCCGACCTCGACGCCGCCGTCACCTGGTACTCGGCGAACCTCGGAATGGTCGAGACCCATCGCGAGGTCAACGAGGACCAAGGCGTGCACGAGGCGATGATGTCGCTGCCCGGCGCCGGGGACGATTCGTCTGCTCTACAGTTGCTGGCGCCCGCGTCGGACGCCTCGACAATCGCCAAGTTCATCGATCGCAACGGCCCGGGGCTCCAGCAACTGGCCTACCGGGTCACCGATATCGAGGCGGTGGCAACCTTCCTGCGCTCGCGAGGACTACGTTTGCTCTTCGACGCGCCTCGCCCCGGAACGGCCGGCTGCCGGATAAACTTCATCCACCCGAAGGATGCTGGCGGTGTGCTGATCGAGCTGGTCGAGCCCGCGCCGAATCCTACTCACTAG
- the nucS gene encoding endonuclease NucS gives MRLVIARCQVDYVGRLTAHLPMARRLLMMKADGSVLVHSDGGSYKPLNWMSPPCWLEDRSSSDSEATALAGPDGSTSAAGNHPARSWVVTNKAGEELRIIIEEIEHDSEHDLGVDPGLVKDGVEAHLQELLAEHIETLGAGYSLIRREYMTAIGPVDILCRDADGATVAVEIKRRGEIDGVEQLTRYLELLNRDPLLAPVAGVFAAQQIKPQAKTLASDRGIRCLTLDYDALRGTESDEFRLF, from the coding sequence GTGCGCCTCGTAATTGCTCGCTGCCAGGTCGACTATGTGGGTCGGCTCACCGCTCATCTCCCGATGGCGCGGCGATTGTTGATGATGAAGGCCGACGGTTCGGTGCTGGTGCATTCGGACGGCGGCTCCTACAAGCCGCTGAACTGGATGAGCCCGCCGTGCTGGCTGGAGGATCGGAGCAGCAGCGATTCCGAGGCCACGGCGCTCGCCGGCCCCGACGGCTCGACAAGCGCCGCCGGCAACCATCCCGCCAGATCGTGGGTGGTGACCAACAAGGCCGGCGAGGAACTGCGCATCATCATCGAGGAGATCGAGCACGATTCCGAGCACGACCTGGGAGTCGACCCGGGCCTGGTGAAGGACGGCGTCGAGGCACACCTGCAGGAGCTGCTCGCCGAGCACATCGAGACCCTCGGCGCGGGATACTCGCTCATTCGGCGGGAGTACATGACCGCGATCGGGCCGGTGGACATCCTGTGCCGCGACGCCGACGGCGCCACGGTCGCGGTGGAGATCAAGCGGCGCGGCGAGATCGACGGCGTCGAACAGCTCACCCGCTATCTGGAATTGCTGAACCGCGACCCGCTGCTGGCACCGGTCGCGGGCGTATTCGCCGCCCAGCAGATCAAGCCGCAGGCCAAGACTCTCGCCTCGGATCGCGGAATCCGTTGCCTGACACTCGATTACGACGCCCTGCGTGGCACGGAAAGCGACGAGTTCCGGCTGTTCTAA